A genome region from Anastrepha ludens isolate Willacy chromosome 3, idAnaLude1.1, whole genome shotgun sequence includes the following:
- the LOC128858935 gene encoding serine-rich adhesin for platelets-like — MKVQIFFVFLLVLLSNVASADYLECYVCEDCEENEAHLEYCSPIEEIQSALKPDLGTDEVASTTDADDVDTTVEETNSADNTTAFTHLAIDAGNVTATDLDSTKVGVTANLTSATITQTTNSATGINNTTLTNSTTTVLSSVPLEELTTDEEDPENSSDIDDHTISNQTTAGTFTTNGINGTTEGTNQTALGTEVSALSTLNTTETTKITESMDEGTTKNVTVNNGTATGEVVQTTIEIMEANATTLGEDMMVAQTNKTSTVMQSTTNSTDSKESFENMELDHENSTFIEDNAMETTTLEIAENFAENITSTSQEAIAKNLTSVLNNSTTSKPNEINTPLKNETAGQSHETTINFTIGSNSTVSPFIDINITDVPGLTVTTSEVVANTTNFARPNGTSPISNITAEVSTITNGVLTNATNGNFGNTTSMEDPNEVKVSNQTVVEIGYGSGKPNGTSQIGTVNGNFENTAMEDSNEVEISNQIAEESGRPNGTSQLGTGNGSFGNTASMIDPNEVEVSNQTVVETRPGSGRPNGTSQIGTANENFGNTMEDSNEVDTSNQTIVGARPESGGPNGTSQIVTANGNFANTTSMEDSNEVEISNQTVVGTGPESGRPNGTPQIGTANGSGRPNGTSQIATVNGNFENTSMEDSNEVEISNQTIVEAKPESARPNSTSQIGTGNGIGSGSGRPNGTSQIGTANENFGNTTLIEDSNEVDTSNQTIVEARPESARPNSTSQIGTGNGIGFGSGRPNGTSQIGTDNGILSGSGRPNGTSQIGTANENFGNTTLIEDSNKLDTSNQTIVEARPESARPNSTSQIGTGNGIGFGSGRQNGTSQIGTTNENFVNTTSMEDSNKVDTNNQTIVEARPESARPNSTSQMNTGNGIGSGSGRPNGTSQVVTAYANFGNTTSVEDSNKVDTSNQTIVEAQPESARPNSTSQINTGNGIGYVQVVTANGNFGNSTSMEESNEVEISNQTAVGTGPESGRPNGTPQIGTANGSFANTTLMEDSNEVDTSNQTAVGARPESGRPNSTSQIGIANGNFRTIASIEDSNEIEMNNQTSAGTGLTRETTVSSLVLTNSTQFAVENTTTAGRPNSTLHIAIDSGNITSMDEFNNQTLSNETAMGTKPIGEVTASSLVTTNTTNTILLNATDMPNQTGSTNGVLTNTKTVDGLQGASQTGVIGGNFGNITVDISEELNGTKQVNIKAPDLQQMPGTTNVHISSTTAAANSNGTREAFPTEEGMEGLLETNSVNFELMEVPNGITQAEINSASSIKPSNTNGVLQLTTAEASILDGNLASKGDSSSSLFATEKEKLLPKTLKHSRSTLSKINTDKEVFNTKKATAVSEVQRDALRMHQANEFKFARDELKLNPARFIQHKYSRIGNAAGVKLGNITYKCYSVRVKGKNKVQLNKGCVAVPAEKNACELLAAKYGKEALVDCEICVKGKCNRSSSIGLKLSQKSLALIMLLGWLLGGILS, encoded by the exons atgaaagtgcaaatattttttgttttcctgcTCGTCTTGCTGAGCAATG taGCCAGCGCTGACTACCTCGAATGTTATGTATGCGAAGATTGCGAGGAGAATGAAGCTCATTTAGAATACTGTTCACCAATAGAAGAAATTCAATCTGCCCTCAAACCTGATCTAGGAACAGATGAAGTGGCATCAACAACGGACGCAGATGATGTAGACACAACAGTCGAAGAGACCAATTCCGCAGACAACACAACAGCTTTTACACATCTTGCAATTGACGCAGGTAATGTTACTGCCACAGATTTGGACTCTACAAAAGTAGGAGTGACAGCAAACTTGACTTCAGCCACCATAACGCAAACTACAAATTCCGCAACTGGCATCAACAACACCACTTTAACCAATTCGACAACCACTGTATTAAGTAGTGTACCTCTGGAAGAGCTGACTACAGACGAGGAAGATCCTGAGAACTCTTCGGATATAGATGACCACACAATTTCCAATCAAACCACTGCTGGAACTTTCACTACTAATGGCATAAATGGCACCACTGAAGGCACAAATCAAACAGCCTTGGGAACAGAAGTCTCTGCGCTATCGACCTTAAATACAACAGAAACTACTAAGATTACAGAGTCGATGGATGAAGGCACAACGAAAAACGTGACTGTAAATAATGGAACAGCCACAGGTGAAGTTGTACAGACAACTATTGAAATCATGGAGGCAAATGCAACCACACTCGGAGAGGATATGATGGTAGCGCAGACGAATAAAACATCAACTGTAATGCAGAGCACCACGAACAGTACAGACTCGAAAGAAAGTTTTGAAAACATGGAGTTGGATCATGAAAACTCAACGTTTATTGAAGATAATGCTATGGAAACTACAACTCTCGAGATCGCGGAAAACTTTGCGGAAAATATTACATCGACCTCACAAGAAGCTATTGCGAAAAACTTGACTTCCGTTTTGAATAACTCCACAACCAGTAAACCAAATGAAATAAACACACCTTTAAAGAATGAAACTGCAGGACAAAGTCACGAAACTACGATTAATTTTACTATAGGTTCAAACTCTACAGTATCGCCATTTATTGATATAAATATAACAGATGTACCGGGGCTAACAGTAACAACGAGTGAAGTTGTCGCAAACACGACAAACTTTGCAAGGCCCAATGGTACATCACCCATAAGCAACATAACAGCAGAGGTGTCTACAATTACGAATGGAGTTTTGACTAACGCTACTAATGGAAATTTTGGAAATACAACATCAATGGAAGATCCTAACGAAGTAAAAGTAAGTAACCAAACTGTAGTGGAAATTGGGTATGGATCTGGAAAACCGAATGGTACATCACAAATAGGCACAGTTaacggaaattttgaaaatacagcAATGGAAGATTCTAACGAAGTTGAAATAAGTAACCAAATTGCAGAGGAATCTGGAAGACCGAACGGTACATCACAACTAGGAACTGGTAATGGAAGTTTCGGGAATACAGCGTCAATGATTGATCCTAACGAAGTAGAAGTAAGTAACCAAACTGTAGTGGAAACTAGACCGGGATCTGGAAGACCGAACGGTACATCTCAAATAGGAactgctaatgaaaattttgggAATACAATGGAAGACTCCAACGAAGTAGACACGAGTAATCAAACTATAGTGGGGGCTCGACCTGAGTCTGGAGGACCGAACGGTACGTCCCAAATAGTCacggctaatggaaattttgcgAATACAACATCAATGGAAGACTCTAACGAAGTAGAAATAAGTAACCAAACTGTAGTGGGAACTGGACCTGAATCTGGAAGACCGAAcggtacaccacaaataggaactGCTAATGGATCTGGAAGACCGAATGGTACATCACAAATAGCCACAGTTaacggaaattttgaaaatacatcAATGGAAGATTCCAACGAAGTTGAAATAAGTAATCAAACTATAGTGGAGGCTAAACCTGAGTCTGCAAGACCGAACAGTACATCACAAATAGGTACAGGTAATGGAATTGGGTCTGGATCTGGAAGACCAAATggtacatcacaaataggaactgctaatgaaaattttgggAATACAACATTAATTGAAGACTCCAACGAAGTAGACACAAGTAATCAAACTATAGTGGAGGCTCGACCTGAGTCTGCAAGACCGAACAGTACATCACAAATAGGTACAGGTAATGGAATTGGGTTTGGATCTGGAAGACCGAATGGTACATCACAAATAGGTACAGATAATGGAATTTTGTCTGGATCTGGAAGACCGAATggtacatcacaaataggaactgctaatgaaaattttggtaataCAACATTGATTGAAGACTCTAACAAACTAGACACAAGTAATCAAACTATAGTGGAGGCTCGACCTGAGTCTGCAAGACCGAACAGTACATCACAAATAGGTACAGGTAATGGAATTGGGTTTGGATCTGGAAGACAGAATggtacatcacaaataggaacaactaatgaaaattttgtgaatacaaCATCAATGGAAGACTCCAACAAAGTAGACACAAATAATCAAACTATAGTGGAGGCTCGGCCTGAGTCGGCAAGACCGAACAGTACATCACAAATGAACACAGGTAATGGAATTGGGTCTGGATCTGGAAGACCGAATGGTACATCACAAGTAGTCACGGCTTATGCAAATTTTGGAAATACAACATCAGTGGAAGACTCCAACAAAGTAGACACAAGTAATCAAACTATAGTGGAGGCTCAACCTGAGTCTGCAAGACCGAACAGTACATCACAAATAAACACAGGTAATGGAATTGGGTATGTACAAGTAGTCacggctaatggaaattttgggAATTCAACATCAATGGAAGAATCTAACGAAGTAGAAATAAGTAACCAAACTGCAGTGGGAACTGGACCTGAATCTGGAAGACCGAAcggtacaccacaaataggaactGCTAATGGAAGTTTCGCGAATACAACATTAATGGAAGACTCCAACGAAGTAGACACAAGTAACCAAACTGCAGTGGGGGCTCGACCTGAGTCTGGAAGACCGAACagtacatcacaaataggaatagctaatggaaattttagaACTATAGCATCCATTGAAGACTCTAACGAAATAGAAATGAATAACCAAACTTCAGCAGGGACTGGACTCACAAGAGAAACCACTGTGAGTTCTTTGGTGTTGACAAATTCTACACAATTCGCAGTTGAAAACACAACAACAGCTGGAAGACCCAACAGCACATTACATATAGCAATTGATAGCGGAAACATAACTTCAATGGATGAGTTCAACAATCAAACCTTGAGCAACGAAACTGCAATGGGCACCAAACCTATAGGAGAAGTTACCGCTAGCTCTTTGGTAACTACAAATACCACAAACACCATTCTTTTGAATGCAACTGATATGCCGAATCAAACGGGAAGTACAAACGGAGTTTTGACCAATACAAAAACTGTCGACGGACTTCAGGGTGCATCACAAACAGGAGTTATTGGTGGAAATTTCGGAAATATAACAGTCGATATTAGTGAAGAGCTGAATGGTACAAAACAAGTCAATATAAAAGCTCCCGATTTACAGCAAATGCCCGGaactacaaatgtacatatttcaagCACAACAGCAGCGGCGAACTCAAACGGAACTAGAGAAGCATTTCCAACAGAAGAGGGCATGGAGGGACTGTTAGAAACTAACAGTGTAAATTTTGAATTGATGGAAGTACCAAACGGCATAACGCAAGCGGAAATTAATTCTGCAAGCTCAATAAAACCATCTAATACTAACGGTGTATTACAATTAACAACTGCGGAAGCTTCTATTTTAGATGGAAATTTAGCGAGCAAAGGAGATTCATCCAGTTCACTTTTCGCAACtgagaaagaaaaattattacccAAAACTTTGAAACACTCCAGATCCACTCTCTCTAAGATCAATACAGATAAAGAGGTGTTTAATACCAAAAAAGCAACTGCAGTAAGTGAAGTTCAACGGGACGCTTTGCGAATGCACCAGGCAAACGAATTTAAATTTGCTCGAGATGAATTGAAGCTAAATCCCGCACGATTCATACAGCACAAATATAGCAGAATTGGCAACGCGGCGGGCGTGAAGTTGGGGAACATAACCTATAAATGCTACAGCGTGCGTGTCAAAG GCAAAAATAAGGTGCAATtaaataaaggttgtgtggCAGTGCCAGCGGAGAAGAACGCCTGTGAATTACTAGCAGCTAAATATGGCAAGGAAGCTTTGGTGGATTGCGAAATATGCGTAAAGGGTAAATGTAATCGGAGCAGCAGCATTGGTTTGAAGTTGTCCCAGAAAAGTTTGGCCTTAATAATGTTACTCGGTTGGTTACTAGGCGGAATTTTGAGTTAA